From Parasphaerochaeta coccoides DSM 17374, a single genomic window includes:
- a CDS encoding DMT family transporter, whose protein sequence is MFQGLETASSYFLRPLEPRIGLRVSAASPADISRPFCYYRHMRTLVYSCIAFLVGMIISVMVILNTCFGEASTMGASMLANQMTGIVLLTVMMRLIPRKAGINAPMRGEHAPWGLWFGGIIGLTILIINFVTIVRIGTTMAMASAVFGQSVMSLVIDATGFLGMPKRRMERREILPLAVSATGIVIMTAAGGSFAISWMLLSMLAGVLTMAQMVYNSLFASYKGALFSARNNVVSGVAASIVWFAITDFTPTFTALTRFTSYPLWLSLGGGTLAVVVVVSMNIIIPRIPSIYSALLLSSGQIIMSVILDAALYELFSPYLLTGALLIIVGMVINLWQDLGKNRKSGIPRT, encoded by the coding sequence ATGTTTCAAGGCTTGGAAACGGCTTCATCATATTTCCTCCGCCCATTGGAACCGAGGATTGGATTAAGGGTATCAGCGGCATCCCCTGCTGACATTTCCCGACCCTTCTGTTACTATCGCCACATGCGTACCCTCGTCTATTCGTGCATAGCCTTTCTCGTTGGCATGATCATCTCGGTCATGGTGATTTTGAACACATGTTTCGGGGAAGCTTCGACCATGGGCGCCTCCATGCTGGCCAACCAGATGACCGGCATAGTCCTACTGACAGTCATGATGCGCCTCATCCCACGGAAAGCAGGCATCAACGCTCCAATGCGTGGGGAACACGCTCCATGGGGGCTCTGGTTCGGGGGAATCATCGGTCTGACCATTCTCATCATCAACTTCGTCACCATCGTGAGAATCGGCACGACCATGGCCATGGCAAGTGCGGTATTCGGACAGTCCGTGATGAGCTTGGTAATCGATGCCACGGGTTTTCTGGGCATGCCCAAGCGTCGCATGGAACGCAGGGAAATCCTGCCACTGGCAGTCAGCGCGACAGGCATTGTGATAATGACCGCAGCCGGAGGCAGTTTTGCCATATCATGGATGCTGTTAAGCATGCTGGCCGGAGTTTTGACCATGGCGCAGATGGTGTACAACAGCCTGTTCGCATCCTACAAAGGGGCCTTGTTCAGCGCACGAAACAATGTCGTGAGCGGCGTTGCCGCCAGCATTGTCTGGTTTGCCATCACTGACTTCACGCCTACCTTCACCGCCTTGACACGTTTTACTTCCTACCCTCTCTGGCTGAGCTTGGGAGGAGGAACGTTGGCCGTGGTAGTTGTGGTCTCCATGAACATCATCATTCCCCGGATACCAAGCATTTATTCTGCCCTGCTTCTCAGCTCTGGGCAAATCATCATGTCGGTCATCCTCGATGCCGCGCTGTATGAGCTGTTCAGCCCCTACCTTCTGACAGGAGCATTGCTCATCATCGTGGGCATGGTCATCAATCTCTGGCAGGATTTGGGTAAGAACAGGAAAAGCGGCATCCCCCGGACATGA
- the mnmA gene encoding tRNA 2-thiouridine(34) synthase MnmA, with the protein MKILVGMSGGIDSSVAAWLLKQQGYEVIGATMSIWKEGTPYNGPAGNSCYQPETQEELAEIQEICRKIGIPHVVVDCQDMYEDIVLKNFRAEYLAGRTPNPCVWCNSKIKFGALIDFARKSGIEFDKFATGHYARVDFDKKTGRYRLRRAVDLHKDQTYFLHRLTQEQLSSVIFPLGDMLKKDVRKIDEEQGFHAVGQEESQDFYCGDYTDLLGVVPGKGNIIDRQGTVMGTHTGVWNYTIGQRKGLGIASDRPLYVVELRPGSNEVVVGHEEDTLHTRVVIEDLSWSAVAALDTPRECVARIRSASNPQMAMVSPGEDNTLVISFTGAVKAATPGQSLVVYDGDTVLCGGIISSAR; encoded by the coding sequence ATGAAGATACTGGTCGGCATGAGCGGAGGCATCGACTCCTCCGTAGCAGCTTGGTTGCTCAAGCAGCAAGGCTATGAGGTCATTGGCGCGACAATGAGCATCTGGAAGGAGGGGACTCCGTACAACGGCCCCGCCGGAAATAGTTGCTATCAGCCGGAAACACAGGAAGAACTGGCGGAAATCCAGGAAATCTGCCGGAAAATCGGCATTCCCCATGTAGTTGTGGACTGTCAGGACATGTATGAAGACATAGTACTCAAAAACTTCCGTGCCGAATATCTAGCCGGGAGGACGCCGAATCCTTGCGTCTGGTGCAACAGCAAGATTAAGTTCGGGGCTTTGATTGACTTTGCACGGAAAAGCGGAATTGAGTTCGATAAGTTTGCCACCGGGCATTATGCCAGGGTGGATTTTGATAAAAAAACTGGCCGGTATCGGCTGCGGCGTGCCGTTGACCTACACAAGGATCAGACATATTTCCTGCATCGCCTGACACAAGAGCAGCTTTCCAGCGTTATTTTTCCTTTGGGAGACATGCTCAAAAAGGATGTGCGGAAGATTGATGAAGAACAGGGTTTCCATGCGGTGGGGCAGGAGGAAAGCCAGGATTTCTACTGCGGCGACTATACCGACCTGCTGGGTGTCGTGCCGGGAAAGGGGAACATCATAGACCGCCAGGGAACTGTCATGGGGACTCACACTGGAGTGTGGAACTACACCATCGGCCAACGCAAGGGCTTGGGCATAGCCAGTGACAGGCCGCTGTATGTCGTTGAGCTGCGTCCGGGAAGCAATGAAGTGGTAGTGGGACATGAGGAAGATACCCTCCATACCCGCGTCGTCATTGAAGACCTCAGTTGGTCCGCCGTGGCAGCCCTTGACACTCCACGGGAGTGCGTCGCCCGTATCCGCAGTGCTTCCAATCCTCAGATGGCTATGGTTTCTCCCGGTGAAGACAATACATTGGTGATATCCTTCACAGGCGCGGTGAAGGCCGCTACTCCGGGGCAAAGCCTGGTCGTTTATGATGGTGACACCGTTCTCTGCGGAGGCATCATCTCTTCAGCTCGCTAG
- a CDS encoding TraR/DksA family transcriptional regulator, with translation MTDESAFIAEMEKKLLEMHGELLEAIASGDEDFRGLVNSMGIKDSIDVASDDIMIRKMEALNKHEANKLRAVEAALARIGTGKYGRCLKCGKKIPEERLKAIPYAVLCIDCKNMEEGPGRKS, from the coding sequence ATGACTGATGAAAGTGCTTTCATTGCGGAAATGGAAAAGAAACTTCTGGAGATGCATGGAGAGCTTTTGGAGGCTATTGCTTCTGGAGATGAAGATTTTCGCGGACTGGTCAATTCCATGGGCATCAAGGACAGCATTGATGTCGCGTCCGATGATATCATGATTCGCAAGATGGAAGCCTTGAACAAGCATGAGGCAAATAAACTACGTGCCGTTGAAGCAGCTTTGGCTCGCATTGGCACAGGCAAATACGGTAGATGTCTGAAATGCGGGAAAAAGATACCGGAAGAAAGACTCAAGGCCATACCCTATGCGGTGTTGTGCATCGATTGCAAGAACATGGAAGAAGGACCGGGGCGAAAGTCCTGA
- a CDS encoding HhH-GPD family protein, with amino-acid sequence MPPEQSLKQRPKKKDLPLFPIFPELSADEASTYASGGIAWDSLSSDAERDAAISHFMGTVLDFRHRHGRHFPWQQTRDPWPILLSEVMLQQTTTARVLEKYRLFLEIWPDFRSMASVSLVDLLAAWSGLGYNRRALALRQTAIRSEEWGWTLPDDRESLLSLPGIGASTAAAIRCFCYDLRDIYLETNVRRAVLHWFFPDEEGVKDKRIEPILLYAAKRVDDIRQWYYALMDYGVLLARLVPNPNRRSSSYARQTAFKGSDREIRGRIIFMLTHQGPRDKVALMEALGSSDEARLQSILDALQAEGFIEERPASMAAENSPLYGVKK; translated from the coding sequence ATGCCTCCGGAACAATCTCTGAAACAACGACCAAAAAAGAAAGATTTGCCTCTTTTTCCGATTTTCCCTGAACTGTCAGCAGATGAAGCCAGTACGTATGCCAGTGGAGGCATAGCGTGGGACTCTCTATCTTCCGATGCTGAAAGGGATGCGGCTATTTCTCATTTCATGGGGACAGTCCTTGATTTTCGCCATCGCCATGGGAGGCACTTCCCTTGGCAGCAGACGCGTGATCCATGGCCGATCCTGCTCAGCGAGGTGATGCTCCAGCAGACCACCACCGCCCGTGTCCTGGAGAAGTACAGGCTTTTCTTGGAAATATGGCCGGACTTTCGTTCCATGGCTTCGGTTTCCCTTGTGGATTTGCTTGCTGCATGGTCAGGTTTGGGGTACAACAGGAGGGCGCTTGCTTTGCGTCAGACGGCAATCAGGAGCGAGGAATGGGGGTGGACGCTACCTGATGACCGTGAGAGTCTTCTTTCCCTGCCTGGGATAGGGGCGTCCACAGCCGCCGCCATCCGCTGTTTCTGCTATGACTTGCGTGATATCTATCTGGAGACAAATGTCCGGCGTGCTGTCCTGCACTGGTTCTTTCCTGATGAGGAAGGGGTCAAGGACAAAAGGATTGAACCAATTCTTCTCTATGCCGCCAAGAGGGTGGACGACATCCGGCAGTGGTATTACGCGCTGATGGACTACGGCGTCCTGCTTGCCCGGTTGGTTCCCAATCCCAACAGACGTAGTTCTTCCTATGCCCGTCAAACAGCATTCAAAGGTTCTGACCGAGAGATACGGGGCAGGATTATATTCATGCTGACCCACCAAGGTCCCCGTGACAAGGTTGCTCTCATGGAGGCTCTGGGCAGCAGTGATGAAGCACGTCTCCAGTCCATTCTGGATGCATTGCAGGCAGAAGGTTTCATTGAAGAACGTCCGGCTTCCATGGCTGCGGAGAATAGTCCTCTTTATGGGGTGAAGAAGTGA
- the nagB gene encoding glucosamine-6-phosphate deaminase gives MRVIIQPDYENLSLWAARYIARSIKDFSPTAAKPYVLGLPTGSSPLGTYRELIRLNKEGYVSFKHVVTFNMDEYVGLSAEHPQSYHRFMWDNLFSRVDINPKNVHILDGLAEDLELECAAYEALITESGGIRLFLGGIGADGHLAFNEPFSSLSSRTRVKTLTYDTKVANSRFFDNDISKVPSTALTVGIKTVCDAHEVVLLANGHAKARAVQAMVEGGVSQAWTASALQLHPRSIVVLDEPASGELKVDTWKYFKDIEAFNLDVENLL, from the coding sequence ATGCGTGTTATCATCCAACCTGATTATGAAAACCTGTCCCTATGGGCAGCCCGATACATCGCCCGTTCGATTAAGGATTTTTCTCCGACGGCGGCCAAGCCCTATGTCTTGGGACTTCCTACGGGTTCTTCCCCCTTGGGAACATACCGTGAGTTGATTCGCCTGAACAAAGAAGGGTATGTATCCTTCAAACACGTGGTGACGTTCAACATGGATGAATACGTGGGGCTGTCCGCCGAGCATCCACAGTCCTACCACCGTTTCATGTGGGACAACCTGTTCTCACGTGTGGACATCAATCCCAAGAATGTCCATATTCTTGATGGCTTGGCGGAGGACTTGGAGCTGGAATGCGCGGCGTATGAGGCTCTTATCACCGAATCCGGCGGCATCCGCCTGTTCTTGGGCGGAATCGGCGCGGACGGGCATCTGGCGTTCAACGAGCCTTTCAGCTCGCTGTCCTCCCGTACCCGTGTGAAGACCTTGACCTATGATACCAAGGTAGCCAACAGCCGTTTCTTCGACAATGACATTTCCAAGGTACCGTCCACGGCGTTGACCGTGGGAATCAAAACTGTCTGTGATGCCCATGAGGTAGTCCTGCTTGCCAACGGGCATGCCAAGGCACGTGCCGTGCAGGCCATGGTGGAGGGCGGGGTGAGCCAGGCATGGACAGCCAGTGCGCTTCAGCTTCATCCCCGGTCAATTGTGGTGCTTGACGAACCTGCAAGTGGGGAACTCAAGGTTGATACGTGGAAGTATTTCAAGGATATAGAGGCGTTCAACCTTGATGTAGAGAACCTTCTTTAG
- the manA gene encoding mannose-6-phosphate isomerase, class I yields the protein MDMVKLIPAIKKYEWGTTDFLPLLFGFPPDGQPYAEAWFGAHGSGPAIVKGTGIPLDEFLIRNPAWLGDAHAKAFGNRLPMLLKVLSIQKPLSIQCHPTTEQARAGFEKEKELHATLPRSEWNYQDAERKAEILCALTPVTAMCGFRPFTEVDSILCKLIPFSYRSYFPEVVHRAPQVIRDNDDVGGDELLSLFFRRLYTLEPDALASCIREYMESLRVSRELKDTSGDGLFLEPKGIVMNAVREYPGDPGLFAPFFLNVMHVKPGQAIYLQPGTLHAYVKGNGVELMSASDNVLRGGLTHKKVDVQELMSVMEVKGWRPSPVPVEKDAAGRTRYLTPAGEFMLCEASQGTYDVSGRTSLELLLCTEGSAILVAGGEKLTLGAGDCALVSAGLPSYVLDVTGKVFTASIPPVA from the coding sequence ATGGATATGGTGAAACTGATACCTGCTATAAAGAAATATGAATGGGGGACGACTGATTTTCTGCCTCTGCTTTTCGGTTTTCCTCCTGACGGACAACCATACGCCGAAGCATGGTTTGGCGCCCATGGTTCAGGGCCTGCCATAGTGAAAGGCACGGGAATCCCTCTGGACGAGTTTCTTATACGTAATCCCGCATGGCTTGGCGACGCCCATGCGAAGGCTTTCGGAAACAGGCTTCCGATGCTCCTTAAAGTGCTGTCCATACAAAAACCTTTGTCCATCCAGTGTCATCCAACTACGGAACAGGCACGGGCGGGGTTTGAGAAAGAAAAGGAACTCCATGCCACGCTGCCTCGGTCTGAATGGAACTATCAGGATGCCGAGCGTAAGGCGGAAATTCTCTGCGCGCTGACACCGGTCACCGCCATGTGTGGATTCCGTCCCTTCACGGAAGTAGACAGTATCCTTTGTAAGCTGATTCCCTTTTCCTATCGTTCGTATTTTCCCGAAGTCGTCCATCGCGCACCGCAGGTGATACGCGACAATGATGATGTAGGTGGCGATGAACTGCTTTCCCTGTTCTTCCGGAGGCTCTACACACTTGAACCTGATGCGTTGGCCTCCTGCATACGGGAGTACATGGAATCTCTCCGTGTTTCTCGTGAATTGAAGGATACAAGCGGTGATGGCCTCTTTTTAGAACCGAAGGGAATTGTGATGAATGCTGTTCGGGAATATCCCGGTGATCCCGGTCTTTTCGCTCCCTTCTTCCTCAATGTCATGCATGTGAAACCCGGACAGGCCATCTACCTGCAACCAGGGACGTTGCATGCCTATGTGAAAGGCAATGGCGTGGAGTTGATGAGCGCAAGCGACAATGTGTTGCGCGGAGGGCTGACCCACAAGAAGGTCGATGTGCAGGAGCTGATGTCCGTCATGGAAGTCAAAGGTTGGCGTCCGTCGCCTGTCCCGGTGGAAAAAGATGCCGCGGGACGGACACGGTATCTTACCCCGGCGGGCGAGTTCATGCTTTGCGAAGCATCCCAGGGAACCTATGATGTTTCAGGACGGACATCGCTGGAGCTTTTGCTCTGTACGGAAGGTTCTGCCATACTGGTTGCCGGTGGTGAGAAACTGACGTTGGGAGCAGGGGATTGCGCCTTGGTTTCTGCTGGACTTCCTTCTTATGTCTTGGATGTCACAGGCAAGGTTTTCACAGCGTCCATACCTCCTGTCGCCTGA
- a CDS encoding phosphatase PAP2 family protein: MQADILLFFSRIQSPILDAVANAASFLGESGIIFAIVAFLIWNTDRRKSFVLCINVVAALSLTGIIKAAVRAPRPFTVLPEIGGGRLETATGYSFPSGHTTAGAAFYGSLARLWRNRRLSCTCAVAIVLVGLSRLYLGVHWPIDVFGGLVSGLGTTFILSPALLRLFDDKARSIRMGILCGLPLTVISLAMAVLTGAGAIDSVAFTDLFKILAVSGTAMLGYAWERSVLDYTTDVPWSLKIGRYICGAAGMGIIMALKSVFPPSAFFDWLRYGGMGLWLMGAYPVICARIRIKGMAVFSASESSAE; encoded by the coding sequence ATGCAAGCGGATATATTGCTCTTTTTCTCCCGAATCCAGTCCCCGATCCTTGACGCCGTGGCAAACGCAGCGTCATTTCTTGGCGAGTCAGGAATCATCTTTGCCATCGTTGCCTTCTTAATCTGGAACACCGACCGCCGGAAAAGCTTTGTCCTGTGCATCAACGTGGTGGCGGCACTTTCCCTGACAGGTATCATCAAGGCTGCGGTACGGGCTCCCCGCCCCTTCACCGTACTGCCGGAAATCGGAGGAGGAAGACTGGAGACAGCCACAGGATACTCCTTCCCCAGCGGCCATACGACCGCAGGAGCAGCCTTCTATGGCTCCCTTGCCCGTCTGTGGCGCAACAGAAGACTCTCCTGTACCTGCGCGGTGGCCATTGTGTTGGTCGGACTTTCACGGCTATACCTTGGCGTCCACTGGCCGATAGATGTGTTTGGCGGCCTTGTGTCCGGCCTGGGTACGACGTTCATCCTTTCCCCCGCATTACTCCGCCTGTTTGATGACAAGGCACGGTCCATCCGCATGGGCATCCTGTGTGGTCTTCCCCTCACGGTGATATCACTGGCCATGGCTGTCCTGACAGGCGCGGGAGCCATTGATTCCGTAGCATTCACCGACCTGTTCAAGATTCTTGCTGTCTCCGGAACCGCCATGCTCGGATACGCGTGGGAACGGTCAGTCCTTGATTATACCACTGACGTGCCATGGAGCCTGAAAATAGGCAGATACATATGCGGAGCAGCGGGTATGGGTATCATCATGGCATTAAAATCAGTCTTTCCCCCGTCAGCGTTCTTTGACTGGCTGCGTTACGGAGGCATGGGACTCTGGCTCATGGGAGCCTACCCTGTAATCTGTGCAAGAATACGCATAAAGGGGATGGCCGTCTTCAGCGCATCAGAGAGTTCAGCCGAATAA
- the thrH gene encoding bifunctional phosphoserine phosphatase/homoserine phosphotransferase ThrH — protein sequence MKLVCLDLEGVLVPEIWISFAEKTGIEHLRLTTRDIPDYDVLMKGRLDILREHGLKLRDIQDVISRIDPLEGALDFLDELRVRTQVVILSDTFSQFAGPLMKKLAWPTLFCNELEVAADGSISGYRLRQKDGKRHAVEHFTAMGFTVFAAGDSYNDLGMITHAATGAFFRAPHTIVEAHPEIPAVEDYDGFLTLVEKFLA from the coding sequence ATGAAATTAGTGTGCCTTGACCTTGAAGGAGTACTTGTCCCGGAGATATGGATCAGCTTTGCCGAGAAGACCGGCATAGAACATCTCAGGCTTACCACACGTGACATACCCGATTATGATGTGCTGATGAAGGGACGACTGGACATCTTGCGTGAGCATGGCCTGAAGCTCCGGGACATCCAAGATGTTATTTCACGCATTGACCCGCTTGAAGGGGCACTGGACTTCCTTGATGAATTGCGGGTGCGTACTCAAGTGGTCATTCTGTCAGATACATTTTCCCAGTTCGCAGGTCCCCTGATGAAGAAACTGGCATGGCCGACCCTTTTCTGCAACGAACTGGAAGTCGCCGCCGACGGCTCCATCTCCGGTTACAGGCTCCGCCAGAAAGATGGTAAAAGACATGCTGTGGAGCATTTCACCGCAATGGGATTCACCGTATTTGCCGCCGGAGATTCATACAACGACCTGGGTATGATTACCCATGCGGCGACGGGAGCGTTTTTCAGAGCTCCTCACACCATCGTGGAGGCGCATCCGGAGATTCCAGCGGTGGAAGACTATGACGGCTTCCTCACGTTGGTTGAAAAATTCCTTGCATGA
- a CDS encoding AI-2E family transporter, producing MDNSLDKLKRSPRTFFGVFLVIVILFVLKVASEVTLPLVTSLFLFLLCNPLLDRLDKLRTPRWLSTLIVMLLLFLVFIGAGWFMVSTVDTLIRHLPSYANRFILIDNYVTGKLTDMLNIDPDTTVLALLDINWIQLAMNSLTSLSGKLMTVAKDAALIYIFIFFLLLERQSLVPKLRAALPTDNGRRLMIMLERVNRQVSKYLVLKLFISVVTGVMYYFAALLTHLDFPVLWGVLACVINFIPAIGSVVVTTLVVLMSILQFFPIWPQVIYVAVLMISIEMVMGNIIDPRLQGVQLNLSPFVILVSLSLWGYIWGIMGMLLAVPLTSVIQIVCANVKSLRPVAIALSSGKTYRRQYDERKRQEKRERQERQKAKRQRSASVHKAEDDFSSPMQEPPASLE from the coding sequence ATGGACAATTCTTTGGACAAACTGAAACGGTCGCCACGTACCTTTTTCGGTGTTTTTCTTGTAATAGTCATCCTCTTTGTCCTCAAGGTCGCCAGTGAGGTCACGTTGCCTCTTGTCACGTCTTTGTTCTTGTTCCTGCTCTGTAATCCCCTATTGGACCGGCTCGATAAATTGCGCACCCCACGTTGGCTCTCCACGCTCATTGTCATGTTGCTTCTGTTTCTTGTATTCATCGGCGCCGGCTGGTTTATGGTTTCCACCGTTGATACACTGATTCGTCATCTGCCGTCCTATGCCAATCGTTTCATCCTGATTGACAATTATGTCACCGGCAAGTTGACCGATATGCTGAACATTGACCCTGACACCACAGTCCTTGCCTTGCTGGACATCAACTGGATACAACTGGCCATGAACAGCCTGACCAGCCTGTCAGGAAAACTGATGACAGTAGCCAAGGATGCTGCGCTTATCTACATTTTCATTTTTTTCCTCCTTTTGGAAAGGCAGTCGTTGGTTCCCAAGTTGCGCGCTGCGCTTCCCACGGACAACGGCAGGCGTCTGATGATCATGCTGGAAAGAGTGAACCGTCAAGTATCTAAATATCTGGTACTCAAACTTTTCATCAGCGTAGTGACCGGCGTGATGTATTACTTTGCCGCACTGCTTACACATCTTGATTTTCCTGTTCTCTGGGGTGTCCTGGCCTGTGTGATTAATTTCATCCCTGCCATCGGTTCTGTCGTGGTGACGACCTTGGTCGTGTTGATGAGCATTCTCCAATTCTTCCCCATCTGGCCGCAGGTGATTTATGTCGCCGTCCTGATGATTTCCATTGAGATGGTGATGGGCAATATCATTGACCCACGCCTACAGGGAGTGCAATTGAACTTGAGTCCTTTCGTCATTCTGGTATCCCTGTCCCTCTGGGGTTATATCTGGGGTATCATGGGCATGCTCCTTGCCGTTCCTCTTACGTCGGTCATCCAGATTGTCTGTGCCAACGTGAAGTCTCTTCGGCCTGTAGCCATAGCCCTCAGCAGCGGCAAGACGTACAGGCGTCAGTATGACGAGAGGAAGCGGCAGGAAAAACGGGAACGGCAGGAGCGTCAGAAAGCCAAGCGGCAACGGTCAGCTTCGGTTCATAAGGCAGAAGATGATTTTTCTTCTCCCATGCAGGAACCTCCCGCTTCTCTTGAATAG
- a CDS encoding RNA methyltransferase yields the protein MNVQENLDRIRMVLVEPQDGANIGSVCRAMKTMGLSRLVIAGGKTRADYDDDRVRTLALHAADVWENCVWEQSLESALATSILTVGATRRRGKYRKFSFINPSQLADRISSTPAGPVSIVFGREANGLTDDEVGQCSLVVTIPTSDAFPSLNLAQAVQIIAYSLYDRLKPWPVEGVPIPQQRAEQAAWEISETLERINFYKGTERVWNHRFLRDVFVRACLSETEMQRLERLFIKLAHIAPFKNIPVGNNGHPPEDA from the coding sequence ATGAATGTGCAAGAAAACCTCGACCGCATACGCATGGTTCTCGTAGAACCTCAAGATGGCGCCAACATCGGCTCGGTCTGCCGTGCCATGAAAACAATGGGACTTTCCCGTCTGGTCATAGCCGGTGGAAAAACACGCGCGGATTATGATGATGACCGCGTCAGGACTCTCGCCCTTCATGCGGCTGATGTCTGGGAAAACTGCGTATGGGAGCAGAGCCTTGAGAGCGCCCTTGCTACCAGCATATTAACCGTCGGGGCTACCCGGCGACGGGGAAAATACAGGAAATTCAGTTTCATCAACCCCTCCCAGCTTGCTGATCGCATCTCCTCCACACCCGCCGGGCCGGTCTCCATTGTCTTCGGACGGGAAGCCAACGGACTGACCGACGACGAAGTGGGACAATGTTCCCTTGTGGTGACGATTCCGACCAGCGACGCCTTCCCTTCCCTGAACCTTGCCCAAGCTGTCCAAATCATAGCCTACAGCCTTTATGACCGGCTCAAGCCATGGCCGGTGGAAGGTGTACCCATACCACAGCAGCGGGCGGAACAAGCAGCGTGGGAAATATCAGAAACACTTGAGAGAATCAACTTCTACAAGGGAACGGAACGGGTATGGAATCATCGTTTCCTCCGTGATGTCTTTGTCCGCGCATGCTTGAGCGAAACAGAGATGCAACGGCTGGAACGCCTGTTCATCAAACTTGCCCATATAGCTCCGTTCAAGAATATTCCCGTCGGGAACAACGGACATCCCCCGGAGGATGCCTAG
- a CDS encoding 3'-5' exonuclease — protein MEFVALDFETANGTHESACSLGLALMDGTGKLIDTWYQLIKPPSSFFDPANIEIHGITPENVADAPSFDKVWSAAREFIADRLVIAHNATFDMTILKAMLHWYKMEIPRIGYACTLRLSRKVWPEMNNYKLTTLSEVFGFDYRAHYALDDAVNCAKLFYKECGSSLSSRDALERFLERNGLPILDLDTGEPFAKVVVDDSDGELDLFG, from the coding sequence ATGGAATTTGTAGCACTTGATTTTGAAACGGCAAACGGAACACATGAGAGCGCCTGCTCCCTTGGCTTGGCGCTGATGGACGGGACAGGAAAGCTGATCGATACGTGGTATCAGCTGATAAAACCACCATCATCTTTCTTCGATCCCGCGAACATAGAGATACATGGCATCACTCCTGAGAATGTGGCAGACGCACCATCCTTTGACAAAGTATGGTCTGCGGCACGTGAATTTATCGCCGACCGTCTTGTCATTGCCCATAATGCAACTTTTGACATGACGATTCTCAAAGCAATGCTTCATTGGTACAAGATGGAAATTCCCCGCATAGGGTATGCCTGCACTCTGCGCCTGTCCCGTAAGGTATGGCCGGAGATGAACAATTACAAACTTACCACACTCTCCGAGGTGTTTGGATTTGATTATCGCGCCCATTATGCGCTGGATGATGCTGTCAACTGCGCAAAGCTGTTCTACAAGGAATGTGGTTCATCCCTTTCGTCGAGGGATGCGCTTGAACGTTTCCTGGAAAGGAACGGCCTGCCTATCCTTGATTTGGATACCGGGGAACCTTTCGCAAAGGTCGTGGTAGATGATTCCGACGGAGAGCTGGACTTATTCGGCTGA
- a CDS encoding glycerophosphodiester phosphodiesterase: MRACVRRIQPDTAGHRHSARDSIGGLVMLADGKEWKDFFIPMPVIVAHRGDSHNYPENTLEAFASAVAMGVDVIETDIHLSKDGVPVIWHDPTLDRNTNGTGSVEKHDLAELKELDAGYSFTKDGGNTYPFREKGIRLATLEEALEASPSQRFNVDLKSNNIAIVRAFVDVVRKLHAQKRVIAASFRLENLKAVRMIAPEIQTSVTTSEVLKLLIRQKLHLLPRSFPRRIIFQVPVSQGLITVITPSFVRDMHERGAIIQVWTINAKAEMRRLLDMGVDSVMTDDPTALIEVVREIKIT, encoded by the coding sequence ATGAGGGCATGTGTGCGCCGGATACAGCCGGATACAGCCGGACACAGACATAGTGCCCGCGATTCAATAGGAGGATTGGTCATGCTTGCTGATGGAAAAGAATGGAAGGATTTCTTCATCCCCATGCCGGTTATCGTCGCGCACAGGGGAGACAGCCACAATTATCCTGAGAATACGCTGGAAGCCTTTGCCTCGGCTGTCGCCATGGGAGTGGACGTAATAGAGACTGACATCCACTTGTCCAAGGACGGCGTACCCGTCATCTGGCATGACCCGACGCTGGACAGGAATACCAACGGTACAGGCAGCGTCGAGAAACATGATCTTGCTGAACTGAAAGAGCTTGATGCCGGATATTCATTCACGAAAGACGGAGGGAATACTTACCCGTTCAGGGAAAAAGGCATCCGCTTGGCAACGCTGGAGGAAGCCTTGGAAGCATCGCCCTCGCAAAGGTTCAATGTAGATCTCAAGAGCAACAATATCGCCATTGTCCGGGCATTCGTAGATGTCGTGCGCAAGCTCCATGCCCAGAAACGGGTCATTGCCGCATCCTTCCGCCTGGAGAACCTCAAGGCTGTCAGGATGATTGCTCCGGAGATACAGACAAGCGTTACCACAAGTGAAGTGCTGAAGCTGCTGATCAGGCAGAAATTACATCTGCTCCCGCGCTCTTTTCCCAGGAGAATCATATTCCAAGTACCGGTTTCCCAAGGGCTGATTACTGTCATCACGCCGTCCTTCGTACGGGACATGCATGAACGCGGCGCAATCATCCAAGTCTGGACGATAAACGCCAAGGCTGAGATGCGCCGGTTGCTTGACATGGGAGTGGATTCCGTGATGACGGACGACCCCACGGCACTCATCGAAGTCGTCCGAGAAATAAAAATAACGTGA